TATAACACCATGCAGATATAACACCATGCAGtccacttccccccccccccccccccccccccagtctgaccCCCCTGGGCACAGGAGCATCGAGTGTTGATGTCTGATTTTGTTTCACAAGGTTTTCTTTGTGTACCGTCATGTGCTCGTGtcatgttcattttgttttctttggtcTTCTGGAGTTGGACTACTGCATGTTTCTACGTGCTTAACATTCAGAGCATTAGTACTTGTACTTGCAGTGTACAAGAtataatatacttttttttttcattgcaaaatgtgtttactgaataaaaacctgtaaatgtgtttgttgtttttgtgtaaacGTGCCCTGGACACACGGCTCTGATGAGTTTAGTTGTGGACCGGCTGTGTCTATGATCTGGAATCAGTGTTTGGTTCTACCAGCAGAGTCAGATGATTTGTGAATAAAGAGTGTGAGAATGTGGTTTTTTGTGTTCACAGTTTTGAGAAAAGGGATGAGGGTTTCGAGAAATGTgccagggatcttcaacagggggtccatgACCCCTAGAGGGTCCTCAGAGTCTatgcaggggggcctccaaattggTCAAGGCCCCCGCCCCCGCCCCTCCCCCTCGTTTAACGTGTCACAGTGAAATCaatgaaatccatgaaataaacttCTCATTGCAAACagtaacagaagatgggaatcatttcatgaacgttgtagctatctatttgatgctaacttgcagctaagctagcagtcatttcaaaaatgttgtagctatctatgctTGTTgctatgctaacgttagctcaaaacaccattcaactgacagcctttgtcgtgtttgatgctaacttgtagctaagctagcagtaatttcaaaaatgttgtagctatctatggttgtttgatgctaacgttagctcaaaacaccattcacctgacagcctttgtcgtgtttgatgctaacttgtagctaagctagcagtaatttcaaaaatgttgtagctatctatggttgtttgatgctaacgttagctcaaaacaccattcacctgacagcctttgtcgtgtttgatgctaacttgtagctaagctagcagtggaCCAACTTGGTCAAGTAGGACCATTTCTACTGTgatgacattacagaagtctctcgttagcatcttgtatgctacttgtcacAAAGTGGCGCGtgtgcgactcaaatctgcacttgccTCCTGTTGGGCAGGGACGGGGACGGGGACAGGTGGATTTAGTTTGGCTCTGATGACCCAGAGGACAGGACGGTGTTAAGCAGACGAGCTGCATCATCAGCTGGATCGGTGACATCCACTCGGAGACTCGCCCCGGCACACAGGAGGAGACGGCGCTGCAGCCAGGtgggtttcttcttcttcttcttcctctttattAGAGATAATGGGACGGGCGTCAGGTACTGAgccttttgttgtcttcctgttgaccatttaaaaaaaaaacacatttttgttgtccCTATCTAATTTTTTAGTCACTTTGTCCTATTTCAACATTTAAATCCCATTTTCTGACGTTTTTTTCCGCTTGATCCCATCGTTTTGGTCACTTTCCCAGTGTTTCTGGTGCTTATTGTTGAcgtttttgacgtttttttaatgctttttttttgtagttgctTTTCCGTAAAAATCACaccaaaatgttgattttggaaaaaacaactCCAAAAAAAACGATCAAAACCGCATAAAAAAAGCgtacttaaattttttttttttttgattcattTGTTTCAATTTTTTGGCGCTTTGTCAACGTCCTAAATTTTGTGATATTAAaacaactttgaaaacgggtcaaatttgccccgggggacaacatgagaattTAAAGTGAAGCTTTATCCAGTCATAGCGAGAGAGATGACTGCAGTTAACCAGGGTTTTCCCCGACTGCGTGGACTTTGGTGCAGGGGCGGAGCCCTGATATccgaggtggggggggggcccgAGTGCTCAGGACGAGGATTTTTATATAAAGATGCAGTGATTCCTCCGCCATGATAAGGTTTAAGGATTAGGTGCTGCACCCAAAGCTGTTTTGGGTGCAGCACCTAAACCGAATAAAAGTAACTGAACGACTTCTCTCCCAGATCCATCCATTGTTGTAGTCTTTgagctttttgagtgttatttatttattcatttattatctgctccaacttttccaacgttttagacacatatttggaAATTAAAACGCTCCAAAATGATGTTAacccctcgtgtcgtcttcccgtcaacattGAAAATTGACACTTCTGTTAgagctttttaaatttttcttacgtttttgtccgtttttccaacacttttgaagcttttttttttttttacgtaacactaacttattaactttagttttacagttacatttataggaaatatagcctaatgtttgtgttagaaaagcagaaattaggaattatttagactaaaattaaaggaatggatgttgatggataatcacagactggaatatgtcaacttttactcaacactatttcaacaacacttccatttgtttttcaaatgctacaaaattgaatacGTTAAGTCTTTTGAAGCTCCCCTTTGTGTGTCAAGTTAACCGATCATTGTATCTTAGCTAGAAAGAGAACATCTTGTCATCTAGATAGGTCTATGGCCCTGACCTGGGACCTGGGTCctgggacctgggacctgggacctggGTCCTGGGTCctgggacctgggacctgggacctgggacctggGTCCTGGTCCTGGGACCTGGGTCctgggacctgggacctggGCATTTGTCTtctccttcagggaggacacacaaaAGAGAGATTCAGCAGTCATACACCCTGCAAAGCATTGTGAAGAATTATACGAATAATCAACACATGCATGTTATAGAAGGACAAGGGAAATTATGCTTCAATGTGATTTTCCCATTACATAATCTTTAAGAGCCTTCCTCATGACTCGAGCGTAGAAAATGCTCCTTGAAAGGGGGATGGACTAGAAAGGTTAAGCTCATTAATGCTCATTAAATGTCCTGTAGCTGCACatacagctgctgctgctgctggggatCCTGGTCCTGATATCAGGGCTGGATCTAAGCCGCTGGATCCAGGTGTAAATATAGACTCATAGATTTAAAACCGGCAGATTAGACCCGGATAATAAACGAGCGCTGAGGACAGGTCGTGATAACGAGCTGCAACGATTGGTCGACTAGTCGATTAAAGGGTTTGAGTCCAGCTCGCTACATGTTACATGGGGATGGTTTGTAGTTTCTTTGCATTTTAGAGatcaatccaatccactttatttctataacacaacttacaaacacaaagttaccaaagtgctgcacggaaaactcaaacatacaaaacaatcagtatgaatataaaatatagtaaaacaataagagacatcagaggaccacacaactcacatggagttaaaagccaagATCAAAGCAACTAATGGATGGATAGAGAAAATAACCACCAGATTAGTCTATacccaaaataataatatttttattttaccgcTACGGACCAAACGGAGCAACGTCTGAATTTAACTCTTAACTTTTCTCAACTAACTGCactcataagtttatgaatcCAGGCTAAATTGTGGGACTactaaaggatacattattattattattaatattattatagtcgattaaaaaagaggaataaaaaaataatcttttggaaattgattttaatgccttcattgaaaaattaagaaaatccaaccttttaaggacaccaattttctttgtgaaagaaTATTGTTTCgctaataaataattaaagtcccttggcctttggaattaaaatagcccccccccccccccccccccacatcgtcacacacccttcaccatacatagagatcgcatggttttattttagttagatTAACATCtcgtttgatttgcattgagagatgattttcagaatgcacctgaacacacctccctgtaacaccggcacgcccagaatgcacctgaacacacctccttgtaagaccagcacgcccagaatgcacctgaacacacctccctgtaacaccagcacacccagaatgcacctgaacacacctccctgcaacaccagcacgcccagaatgcacctgaacacacctccctgtaagaccagcacgcccagaatgcacctgaacacacctccttgtaaCACCagcactcccagaatgcacctgaaagaACACAGTGTGCGTGCCATCACTGACAGAGCTAAGCCAATTAACTTGTTCCCTTTGTCAGCAGAACGGGCTGAGCTAGGTcacaacgggggggggggggctgtaagCCCTGCTCACTGAAAAGAAAGTGGTCATAGTCGTTCTTTGTGCTTATTCATGCAAAGTGACTTATTTCAAAGAAACTTGTGATTGCATCTCTGTCAAAGACATTTAACactggtgttgtcttcccgccaaaattgaaaaacaacGCTTTttaatcgatgtttttaactttttcttaagtttttgatccttttttcaacacttttgactccttttttctatgtttgtcactttgacgttttcaacactaacttattaactttagtttacagttatttttggactttatggtcaataaacctcatttataggaaattatacctaatgtttgagttagaaaagcagaaattaggaattattgagactaaaattaaaggaatggatgttgatgataatcacagactggaatatgtcaacttttactcaacactatttcaacaacacttccatttgttttacaatgctataaaattgaataagacccaaaattaatgaaagtagagatttgtacttggcaaagagcgttggaatcaatcatgttattttggggaattaaaaagaacattgatataggacaacggggcaatttgacccgaggacaacatgagggttaatagtTGACGactaattgattattttttttgcagctttaaAACTAACAATGATATAACGAATTTTATTGACTTGTGTGTCTCATATTTTTACTTTAGGGACCTAACGTGGAATAGAGAAGGAACACCAGAGAACTAACAACCCTAAGTGATCCAAAGGTTTGTAATGATGGAAACCAAAGACCCCAGATCAAGCCCCGAAGGTCCAATCCCTCAGGATGACTGTGGTCTGTGGATGAAGATGCACTCTAACACCCCTGTGACGGACCACAAAGACGAGCCATGTGGTCAGAGTCCTGGAGATGAAACCTCATTCGCCCCCCTAGCATCTGCAGTGATCACTAGATATGTTGGTGTGATGGATGATGAGGGCGCAGACGACGTTTTCATCCCTCTTCCTCCGTCCTACATGGATCTGTTGCTGCCAGGCGAGGGCAGCACAGATGCTACGGCCAGTTATTCTGGATTGACCCTTACAAATGGGGCAGCTGACGCCACAGAGGATGAGGCTAATCCCGGCGGCTTAGACCGGCATCACGGTGAGAAGCAGATAATGGCAGAACAGAGCGAGGTGGATAAAGAGATAGCAGGTACACCGCAGACGTCTGAGGAGAAAAACAATCTACCCAACGATCAAAACCAACGATCCATGGAGGAAATATGTTATTTATCCGGAAGACAGCctcaggaaaacacaacaggAGGTGAAGAATCAAAATTGGAGCATGAGGATATGGCAGTTTTGAGTGAGAGGCAGGAAAAGTGGAGGGAAGTGGAGAAAGACAAATATCCGAAACAGGTACCTTCAAGCAGTGACGAAACATCTGAAAATGAGACGTATTTTGAGAAAAAGGGAACACAATCTGAAGAAATGTGTGGAATTTTTGCTTCAGACTCAAAGCCAACCACAGAAAATGTCCACTGTGACAATGAGGAGAAAAAAGCGCTGACACGTGCGAGTCTCCGTGCGACGGGTGAGGATTTTGAGCCCAATGGGCCACCAGAGCTCAGCCAATGCAACCACAACAGGACTGACGCAGCAACCAATCCGCCACAGGTACCAGAAACCCCAACACAGGTGTCCAATGGTGATAAAGCGCATGTTGACACCAGTTCTTTGAACTATACCGTCACAAAGGATAAGTGggtgaggagagagagcgacTCAAGCGAAACGCAAGTGTCCCGACTCTCCGTCTCTGGGGGCGACGAAGACATGCCAACGATGGAAGAACAGGAGGACGGAAACAGGAGGATCGCAACGGACATCCAACAAGGAGAGCAACTCCTTCAACGTCTGGAACGTCTGCAGCTGCAACAGGACGGGTGTTCGCCAGAGAGTCCTCAGGACTCCCAGAAGGTTGAGCAAGAGACGAGAGGCGAGACAATCGGTGCGTTCGGGACCGAAGTAGATAATCTGAAAGCAAGAGACGTCGATCTGACATGTGGAGATGAGACGGAAGAGAGCAGGTTTCACCCTGCAAAGACAAACCTGATGGAGAAGAAAGACGTTGATGCAAGGATGTCTTTGTCCACAAAGCCCGTGGACTCGGAGCGTCAGGCGCCTGCCAGAGACAGTCATTTCAATCCTTTGATTAAAACTCCGGCCAGTGGCAGCTGGGTTCCTGCAGACTTGTCTTTAAGCAACACCCTTGAAAAATCTCCAGGCCAAGTTCCCTTTCCACCCCCGTTCCAGAGACCCTCGGTTGCTGAGATGTCCGTGGAGACGTCGATCCAAGAGGAAGTCCAAGGGAGGCAGATCCTGCAGAGAGCCGTGGGTGTCCTCAATCAGGCAGATAATCCAGATGTGCTAGAGATCCCCTTCAAGACCAATATCTCGCTTGAGCCACTATCCACCAAGGATGGCCCCCCTGGCGACTGGCAGTTCTCCGAGCAGAAGATGAAGAAGGAGATAAGTCAGGAGATCCAGAGGGAGCTGGTGCTTGTAAACCAGGGGAAGATCCCAGGGGGCTACAGCAAAGGGGAAGTCCGCCAGTTAAAGGAGACCAAATTGCTGTTCGAGGCTTTCCAACAGGACAACACGGAGGGTCCACAAAGGCAACGGAAACCCCGTACCACACTGAAGAAAGGTCGCGTATACCCTTCTGTGCTGGAGCGCACACACAGCCTGGAGATGCTGTCCCTCAAAAGTAGCTCTCTTTCCAGGGCGCATTCCCTCAGGCAGTGGAAAGACACTGAGAAGACCCCCGAAATCTTAAGATCCATGAGCCCAAGGGGCGGTTCACGAGACAAAACCCGCTTACCCGCCTACACAAAAGGACCTTTGTACAGAAGCATGGACTCCATAAAGACAGATGTCCCAGCTGTGGACATGGGGCGGAGATCTAGGGACGGACACGCAACCCAAGACTCTCCCGTCCTCCAACGAAACCCTTTCGTCAAGCTGCGTCCAGCCTTGGCTCTAAAGCCGGAAGTAGAGAAGGACATCAGGGAGGccaaagaaagagaggaggagctgCGGAGACAGAGGTGCGATCTGTACGGAGAGAATATGAAGAGAGGTGAAGACGGGAGAAGTCACGATCCAGACCAGGTTAGTCTGCATGGACTCatcatttaaccctcgtgttgtcttcctctcaaaattaaaaatcaacacttttgttgatgctttttgtcaattgtttttgtcccttttttcaacacttttgacgctttttttcaactttatgtttaacactacgtaacactaacttattaactttagttttacagttatttttggaatgtatggtcaataaagctcatttataggaaattattcctaatgtttgagttagaaaagcagaaattaggaattattgagactaaaattaaaggaatggatgttgatgataatcacagactggaatatgtcaacttttactcaatactatttcaacaacacttcctttgttttacaatgctataaaattgaataagacccaaaattaatgaaagtagagatttgtacttggcaaagagcgttggaatcaatcatgttattttggggaattaaaaagaacattgatgtaggacaaCAAGTCAAtttgacatgaggacaacatgaggacaacatgaggacacactgtaaataataactgtaaaatcTTATTTCCTttgatttcacagtaacactactgaatatgattttacagtagaatgctgtaaagttacgttacaaccttgtcgacatgacaatcactgtaaaaaaaaatccaaatatagCCAcaatagtactgtaaatagtacagtaaactactctatatttacttttttatcttatgttgtttttcaattgttatttattttacaatgaatacataaaatactgtaaatgcacCTTATTCTCTACCCCactattttactttaaatacagatattatactttttttacCAACTGTTTTAGATGTTatttatcactctacatgctctgcacaGCCATTTAAGcatttaagcatttatttattttaattcatataaCTAATAACTTAACTTTTccactgtgtttttaattgtatctgtgctgtatttttttaagctgTGACCTTTAGACGTAATTACAGTTAATTTCGTACCACAGTGTACTGTgaaatgacaagaaaaaaaatcttaaatcttAAAATGGACGTACGGTCCTTTTACTCTGTAAAgtgaattcacagtaacttgctgtaAGTTACTGTGAATTTGACGTTAGATTCAATAGGTGGAACAAATTATGAATTTTGTGAATTGTTTCAACCAGGCTGCTGAGATGCAGCGAGTCTATTGAAACCAGAGCCACTCAGGTTGTTGTTCATGGCCCGTCCCGGCCTCCTGACGCTCAGTCTGGTGACCGTCTCTCTGCATTAGCGTCCCGGTGTCGTCTCGGCGTCTTATCGGCAGCTTAGCGTCGGCCCTGTCACGAGCCGTTAACGGCAGCTGCCTGATCTGCAGATGCCGGCGGGCAGAGGGACGCCGTGAAGGCGACGGTCTGCCCTCCGGCTGCAGCCATCAGGGCAGCTCTGGTTCTGGTGTCGGGGAAACACAAATAACGGACAGGTTAACAGGTTTATAGGTTAATAGGTTGTGTTTAATGTACAATTAGAATTACCTTCAGGATGAATAAAGCATCCATGCATCGTTATCTATGTACCCATCACCCTACCAACCAACCAATCGACCAAACACAAATGATGACAGAAAGTTAATAGGTTAAAAGGTTGTGTTTAATGTACAATTAGAATTACCTTCAGATTAATAAAGCATCCATGCATCGTTATCTATGTACCCATCACCCTTCTGATGAACCAATTATCGACCAAACACAAATGATGACAGACAGTTAATAGGTTAATAGGTTAATAGGTTGTGTTGAATGTACAATTTGAATTACCTtcgggataaataaagtatctatctactGAATATTTTATCATggtctactgcactgttcactttttcactatcattacacacagtctaccGTAGTATCTCACCTTGTACACCACATACCAccatgtatgtgtgatatatgtgatatatatgTGCATTATGTGTGATAGATGTTTGATATGTGTGGGATATATGTGtgatacatgtatatgtatatgtgtgatatgcatgtgtgatatatgtgtgtatatgtgtgatatatatgtgcatatgtgtgaTAGATGTTTGatatgtgtgtgatatgtgtgtgatacatgtatgtgtatatgtgtgatatgcatgtgtgatatatgtgtgtatatgtgatatatatgtgcatatgtgtgaTAGATGTTTGatatgtgtgtgatatgtgtgtgatatgtgtgtgatacatgtatgtgtatgtgtgtgatatgcatgtgtgatatatgtgtgtttatgtgtgatttttgtgtgtatatgtgttatggttgtcttgctactggatgcctaaaatttccttcaggatgaataaagtatctatccatccatccatccatccacccatccatccatccatccacccatccatccaccatccatccatccatccatcacagtgtgtttaataaaacacccaaattcaatgaaaacagtgaactgatcagttatttaacttgtgaggagcgtcgTATGGATCCATCCAcgttatgatttatttttactttggttgaaggaaaccaaaatttctgatttagaaactttttcacatgggtcagatttgaccccgaggacaacggGGGGGCTAAGCTAGTTAGCTTACGCTAcagcagacaaacaaaaaggatTAATCTGGTTAAATTAGTACGCTCCTCAATGGTTTAATGGAAAGCTGCAGCCTGAAATAAAATCCTTTCCTTCCtgacttctttctttccttccttcctgacttctttccttccttcttccttcctGACTTCTTTCCtgacttctttctttccttccttcctgacttctttctttccttccttcctgacttctttccttccttcttccttcctGACTTCTTTCCtgacttctttctttccttccttcctgacttctttccttccttcttccttcctGACTTCTTTCCtgacttctttctttccttccttcctgacTTCTTTCCTTCCcaacttctttctttccttcctgacttctttccttccttcctgagttctttccttccttccttcctgacttctttccttccttccttcctgacttctttccttccttcctgagTTCATTCCTTCCcaacttctttctttccttccttctttccttccttccttccttccttcctgacTTCTTCCTTCCTGACTTCTTTCCTTCCTGACTTcactctttccttccttccttcttctttccttcctgacttccttccttcctgacTTCCCTCTTGACTTCTCTCTTCCCCTCCtgacttccttccttccttctttcctttctgaCTTCCCTCCTGacttctctctttccctcctgacttcttccctttctgacttctttccttccttctttgcttccttccttctttcctttctgaCTTCCTTCCTAGTTCTTTCCTTCATTGCggacttctttctttccttctcctttcCTTCCTGACTTCCTTCCTGACTTCTTTCTGTCCTTCTTGACTTCCTTCCtgacttctttctttccttctcctttcCTTCCTGACTTCCTTCCTGACTTCTTTCCTTTCTGACTTCCTTCCTgacttctttccttccttctcctt
The nucleotide sequence above comes from Etheostoma spectabile isolate EspeVRDwgs_2016 chromosome 15, UIUC_Espe_1.0, whole genome shotgun sequence. Encoded proteins:
- the LOC116702494 gene encoding uncharacterized protein LOC116702494 isoform X2; translation: MMETKDPRSSPEGPIPQDDCGLWMKMHSNTPVTDHKDEPCGQSPGDETSFAPLASAVITRYVGVMDDEGADDVFIPLPPSYMDLLLPGEGSTDATASYSGLTLTNGAADATEDEANPGGLDRHHGEKQIMAEQSEVDKEIAGTPQTSEEKNNLPNDQNQRSMEEICYLSGRQPQENTTGGEESKLEHEDMAVLSERQEKWREVEKDKYPKQVPSSSDETSENETYFEKKGTQSEEMCDVHCDNEEKKALTRASLRATGEDFEPNGPPELSQCNHNRTDAATNPPQVPETPTQVSNGDKAHVDTSSLNYTVTKDKWVRRESDSSETQVSRLSVSGGDEDMPTMEEQEDGNRRIATDIQQGEQLLQRLERLQLQQDGCSPESPQDSQKVEQETRGETIGAFGTEVDNLKARDVDLTCGDETEESRFHPAKTNLMEKKDVDARMSLSTKPVDSERQAPARDSHFNPLIKTPASGSWVPADLSLSNTLEKSPGQVPFPPPFQRPSVAEMSVETSIQEEVQGRQILQRAVGVLNQADNPDVLEIPFKTNISLEPLSTKDGPPGDWQFSEQKMKKEISQEIQRELVLVNQGKIPGGYSKGEVRQLKETKLLFEAFQQDNTEGPQRQRKPRTTLKKGRVYPSVLERTHSLEMLSLKSSSLSRAHSLRQWKDTEKTPEILRSMSPRGGSRDKTRLPAYTKGPLYRSMDSIKTDVPAVDMGRRSRDGHATQDSPVLQRNPFVKLRPALALKPEVEKDIREAKEREEELRRQRCDLYGENMKRGEDGRSHDPDQVSGNSPAGNWNEFGRRRRP
- the LOC116702494 gene encoding uncharacterized protein LOC116702494 isoform X1; the encoded protein is MMETKDPRSSPEGPIPQDDCGLWMKMHSNTPVTDHKDEPCGQSPGDETSFAPLASAVITRYVGVMDDEGADDVFIPLPPSYMDLLLPGEGSTDATASYSGLTLTNGAADATEDEANPGGLDRHHGEKQIMAEQSEVDKEIAGTPQTSEEKNNLPNDQNQRSMEEICYLSGRQPQENTTGGEESKLEHEDMAVLSERQEKWREVEKDKYPKQVPSSSDETSENETYFEKKGTQSEEMCGIFASDSKPTTENVHCDNEEKKALTRASLRATGEDFEPNGPPELSQCNHNRTDAATNPPQVPETPTQVSNGDKAHVDTSSLNYTVTKDKWVRRESDSSETQVSRLSVSGGDEDMPTMEEQEDGNRRIATDIQQGEQLLQRLERLQLQQDGCSPESPQDSQKVEQETRGETIGAFGTEVDNLKARDVDLTCGDETEESRFHPAKTNLMEKKDVDARMSLSTKPVDSERQAPARDSHFNPLIKTPASGSWVPADLSLSNTLEKSPGQVPFPPPFQRPSVAEMSVETSIQEEVQGRQILQRAVGVLNQADNPDVLEIPFKTNISLEPLSTKDGPPGDWQFSEQKMKKEISQEIQRELVLVNQGKIPGGYSKGEVRQLKETKLLFEAFQQDNTEGPQRQRKPRTTLKKGRVYPSVLERTHSLEMLSLKSSSLSRAHSLRQWKDTEKTPEILRSMSPRGGSRDKTRLPAYTKGPLYRSMDSIKTDVPAVDMGRRSRDGHATQDSPVLQRNPFVKLRPALALKPEVEKDIREAKEREEELRRQRCDLYGENMKRGEDGRSHDPDQVSGNSPAGNWNEFGRRRRP